The following coding sequences are from one Pyxidicoccus xibeiensis window:
- a CDS encoding MFS transporter, with protein MKTPAKLALLSSLYLSQGLPFGFFTQALPVLLRKQGLSLPAIGLAHLLALPWALKFLWAPPMDRYGSARWGRRRGYILPLQCLSAGLLLSLALPAQGLDTTVLLAAVLGINLLAATQDVATDGLAVDLLAPAERGWGNGVQVAAYRVGMILGGGLMLAVFDAVGWRPTFLALGGMLLAATVPIALYREPPSAPPPAQSLGLGWWAKRPGAAAWLILLVVYKFGEALATGMLRTFLVDSGLTLTDIGWMLGGVGFTAGLVGALLGGGLVVRLGRRRALLVFGAIQAGAVLLYAVVARGSASLPLLTLVCAVEHVASGMATAAVFTAMMDACRAEHAATDYTVQASLVVLATGVAAAVSGFSAQALGYSTHFALSAALCVAGTLYVALTFHPPRTLASGAASEVSP; from the coding sequence ATGAAGACGCCGGCGAAGCTCGCGCTGCTCTCCAGCCTCTACCTGTCGCAGGGCCTGCCGTTCGGCTTCTTCACCCAGGCGCTGCCCGTGCTCCTGCGCAAGCAGGGCCTGTCCCTGCCCGCCATCGGCCTCGCCCACCTGCTGGCCCTGCCCTGGGCGCTCAAGTTCCTCTGGGCCCCGCCCATGGACCGGTACGGCTCGGCGCGGTGGGGACGGCGGCGCGGCTACATCCTCCCCCTGCAGTGCCTGTCCGCGGGGCTGCTGCTGTCGCTCGCGCTGCCGGCGCAGGGCCTGGACACCACCGTGCTGCTGGCCGCGGTGCTGGGCATCAACCTGCTGGCCGCCACGCAGGACGTGGCCACGGACGGGCTCGCGGTGGACCTGCTCGCGCCCGCCGAGCGCGGCTGGGGCAACGGCGTGCAGGTGGCCGCCTACCGCGTGGGCATGATTCTGGGCGGGGGGCTGATGCTCGCCGTCTTCGACGCCGTGGGCTGGCGCCCCACCTTCCTCGCGCTGGGGGGCATGCTGCTCGCCGCCACGGTGCCCATCGCCCTCTACCGCGAGCCTCCTTCCGCGCCGCCGCCCGCGCAGAGCCTGGGCCTGGGCTGGTGGGCGAAGCGCCCGGGCGCCGCCGCGTGGCTCATACTGCTCGTCGTCTACAAGTTCGGCGAGGCCCTGGCCACGGGCATGCTGCGCACCTTCCTGGTGGACTCGGGCCTGACGCTCACGGACATCGGCTGGATGCTCGGGGGCGTGGGCTTCACCGCGGGCCTGGTGGGCGCGCTGCTCGGCGGCGGCCTCGTGGTGCGGCTCGGCAGGCGGAGGGCGCTGCTCGTCTTCGGCGCCATCCAGGCCGGCGCGGTGCTGCTGTACGCGGTGGTGGCGCGGGGCTCCGCGTCCCTGCCCCTGCTGACGCTCGTCTGCGCCGTGGAGCACGTGGCCAGCGGCATGGCCACCGCCGCCGTCTTCACCGCGATGATGGACGCGTGCCGCGCCGAGCACGCCGCCACGGACTACACCGTGCAGGCCTCGCTGGTGGTGCTGGCCACCGGCGTCGCGGCGGCCGTCAGCGGCTTCAGCGCGCAGGCGCTCGGCTACTCCACGCACTTCGCCCTGTCCGCCGCCCTGTGCGTCGCCGGCACGCTGTACGTCGCCCTCACCTTCCATCCACCCCGGACGCTCGCGTCCGGCGCCGCCTCCGAGGTGTCGCCATGA
- a CDS encoding TetR/AcrR family transcriptional regulator — MPRPSNTEERRQQIVDGLLKVMAERGYERASVGEIAKAAGLGPGLVHYHFSDKQEILLSLVDRLAARVRARVATRLAKVKADDARAKVDAFIDAFLATGADADPASVASWVTISAEAIRQPEVRAAYEKVVRADLEQLESLVSAVTGRRKARALAAGLFAAVQGYFVLSASSPDLVPAGSAAGTVKRMAAGLLDTAEAREDA; from the coding sequence ATGCCCCGCCCGTCCAACACCGAGGAGCGCCGCCAGCAGATCGTCGACGGTCTGCTGAAGGTCATGGCCGAGCGCGGCTACGAGCGCGCCTCCGTGGGCGAAATCGCGAAGGCGGCGGGGCTGGGCCCCGGCCTCGTGCACTACCACTTCAGCGACAAGCAGGAGATCCTCCTGTCCCTCGTGGACCGGCTCGCGGCCCGCGTCCGCGCGCGGGTGGCGACGCGGCTGGCGAAGGTGAAGGCCGACGACGCCCGGGCGAAGGTGGATGCCTTCATCGACGCCTTCCTGGCCACGGGCGCGGACGCGGACCCGGCGTCCGTCGCGAGCTGGGTCACCATCAGCGCGGAGGCCATCCGCCAGCCGGAGGTGCGCGCCGCCTACGAGAAGGTGGTGCGCGCGGACCTGGAGCAACTGGAGTCGCTGGTCTCCGCGGTGACGGGCCGGCGCAAGGCGCGGGCCCTGGCGGCGGGGCTCTTCGCCGCGGTGCAGGGCTACTTCGTGCTCTCCGCGAGCAGCCCGGACCTGGTGCCCGCCGGCTCCGCCGCGGGCACGGTGAAGCGCATGGCCGCGGGCCTCCTCGACACGGCGGAAGCCCGGGAGGACGCATGA